A genomic region of Xanthomonas campestris pv. phormiicola contains the following coding sequences:
- a CDS encoding TonB-dependent receptor, protein MSHTRSRYSIKRTALATMLGLCLAHGAALAQSTAGDIVGSASYAQGAQIQVKNLDNGITRVIALEADGKFHLSSLPIGSYEVSLIENGSVVAVRKVAVVAGKTVTTDFSEAATKSLSAVTVKAPMIVNGIDTSSVESRSTFSAAQLNELPVPRDVSSVARLTPGTIQGSGYFGNLNSFGGASVAENTYYVNGMNVTNSYDNLSFSEVPWQAIDQLDVQTGGYGAEYGFSTGGVTSVNIKRGTNEWKGGISIDSIPDEFRAHLDDEYFRSGSLYRPLSKNKSSSNTYTLWEGGPLIQDRLFIFALGQLTKQAGSNWNGRSSSSGTTASENDYATTTPYKLLKLDWYLNDSNHLEFTGFDNSSRSTYDYYNYKFNGSNTYKSAYNGQLVSKSGGPTTIFKWTSNLTDDLTMALQYGRMKTRSEQYAISPNGTITSYDGDVSSASSGCPVVYYSSKYTGSQNSCYISSTLGVSNGYSQRDDYRLDFDWTLGDHELKFGYDYNDFTAKAGTSYSGGHYYYYVNNAYVYDYVYKTGGTVEVKQGSWYVQDHWHVTDNFLLSLGIRNDSFKNYNTAGEVFVKQDNIWQPRVGFSWDMKGDGSSRLFGNLGRYALPIAANVALRAASASLYSYSLYSYTGVSSTGTPTGATQIGDTEYFNGENGTAPSASSVTSRNLKPYTQDEAILGYQQRLDSSLAFLNDWVVGIKATYRTIHNAIDDSCAADALYDAANAAGYDTSNWDDKWDVPSGVAGCWLYNPGSSSTITTDVNGDGVADTVTMSASSLGPKARRTYKALTLSGEKATDHWYGNLSYTWSKSQGNYEGLVKSNNGQSDTGTTSDFDFKEIMEGAYGYLANDHRHSLKAYGGYKITPEWQVGVNMLVQSGAPISCYGGGNSTLGTYYGYGSAFHYCNGEISEQGSQGRTPWTFTLSPNLVYKPQAIKGLTAQLSVLNLFNNAKPLQVYQSYEKVSSSTLTTYYETYKLGQYYQTPRYARVQLMYEW, encoded by the coding sequence ATGAGCCACACACGTTCACGCTACTCCATCAAACGTACCGCTTTGGCCACGATGCTCGGCCTGTGTCTCGCCCACGGCGCCGCGCTCGCGCAGAGCACCGCCGGCGACATCGTCGGTAGCGCCAGTTACGCGCAGGGCGCACAGATCCAGGTCAAGAACCTGGACAACGGAATCACGCGCGTCATCGCGCTGGAGGCCGACGGCAAGTTCCATCTTTCGTCGCTGCCGATCGGCAGCTACGAGGTCAGCCTGATCGAGAACGGCAGCGTGGTCGCGGTGCGCAAGGTGGCGGTCGTGGCCGGCAAGACGGTGACGACCGATTTTTCCGAAGCCGCGACCAAGTCGTTGAGCGCGGTCACGGTCAAGGCGCCGATGATCGTCAACGGCATCGACACCAGCAGCGTCGAATCGCGCAGCACCTTCAGCGCCGCCCAGCTCAACGAGCTGCCGGTACCGCGCGACGTGAGCAGCGTCGCCCGCCTGACGCCCGGCACCATCCAGGGCAGCGGCTATTTCGGTAACCTCAATTCGTTCGGCGGCGCGTCGGTGGCGGAGAATACCTACTACGTCAACGGCATGAACGTCACCAATTCCTACGACAACCTCTCCTTCAGCGAGGTGCCGTGGCAGGCGATCGACCAGCTCGACGTGCAGACCGGCGGCTATGGCGCCGAGTACGGCTTCTCCACCGGCGGCGTCACCAGCGTCAACATCAAGCGCGGCACCAACGAGTGGAAGGGCGGCATCAGCATCGATTCGATTCCCGATGAATTCCGCGCGCACCTGGACGACGAATACTTCCGCAGCGGCAGCCTGTACCGTCCGCTCAGCAAGAACAAGTCCAGCAGCAATACCTACACCCTGTGGGAGGGCGGTCCGCTGATCCAGGACAGGCTCTTCATCTTCGCGCTGGGGCAGCTGACCAAGCAGGCTGGCAGCAACTGGAATGGACGCTCGTCTTCTTCCGGTACCACGGCCTCCGAAAACGACTACGCCACCACCACGCCGTACAAGCTGCTCAAGCTCGACTGGTACCTCAACGACAGCAACCACCTGGAGTTCACCGGCTTCGACAACAGCAGCCGCTCCACCTACGACTACTACAACTACAAATTCAACGGCAGCAACACCTACAAGAGCGCCTACAACGGCCAGTTGGTGTCCAAGAGCGGCGGGCCGACCACCATCTTCAAGTGGACCAGCAACCTGACCGACGACCTGACCATGGCGCTGCAGTACGGACGCATGAAGACCAGGAGCGAGCAGTATGCCATCAGTCCCAACGGCACCATCACCAGCTACGACGGTGATGTCAGTTCGGCCAGTTCCGGCTGCCCCGTCGTCTACTATTCCTCCAAGTACACCGGTTCGCAGAACAGTTGCTACATCTCCAGCACGCTGGGCGTATCCAACGGCTACAGCCAGCGCGACGACTATCGTCTGGACTTCGACTGGACGCTGGGCGACCACGAGCTGAAGTTCGGCTACGACTACAACGACTTCACCGCCAAGGCCGGCACATCCTATTCCGGTGGCCACTACTACTATTACGTCAATAACGCCTACGTCTACGACTACGTGTACAAGACCGGCGGCACGGTCGAGGTGAAGCAGGGCTCCTGGTACGTGCAGGACCATTGGCATGTCACTGACAACTTCCTGTTGTCGCTGGGCATCCGCAACGATTCGTTCAAGAACTACAACACCGCCGGCGAGGTTTTCGTCAAGCAGGACAACATCTGGCAGCCGCGCGTGGGCTTCTCGTGGGACATGAAGGGCGACGGCTCCTCGCGCCTGTTCGGCAACCTCGGCCGTTACGCGCTGCCGATCGCGGCCAACGTGGCGCTGCGCGCCGCCAGCGCCTCGCTGTACTCGTACAGCCTGTACTCCTATACCGGGGTCAGTTCCACCGGCACGCCGACGGGGGCCACGCAGATTGGCGATACCGAGTATTTCAACGGCGAGAACGGCACCGCCCCGAGCGCGTCCTCGGTGACCAGCAGGAATCTCAAGCCGTATACCCAGGACGAGGCGATCCTGGGCTATCAGCAGCGGTTGGATTCTTCCCTGGCCTTCCTCAACGACTGGGTGGTGGGCATCAAGGCCACGTATCGCACCATCCACAACGCGATCGACGACAGCTGCGCGGCCGATGCGCTGTATGACGCCGCCAATGCCGCCGGCTACGACACCTCCAACTGGGACGACAAGTGGGATGTGCCCAGCGGCGTGGCCGGCTGCTGGCTGTACAACCCTGGCTCCAGCTCGACGATCACCACCGACGTGAACGGCGACGGCGTTGCCGACACCGTGACCATGTCGGCCAGCTCGCTCGGCCCGAAGGCCAGGCGCACCTACAAGGCGCTGACCCTGAGCGGCGAGAAGGCCACCGATCATTGGTACGGCAACCTCAGCTATACCTGGTCCAAGAGCCAGGGCAACTACGAGGGTCTGGTGAAGTCGAACAACGGCCAGTCCGATACGGGCACCACGTCCGACTTCGACTTCAAGGAAATCATGGAAGGCGCCTACGGCTACCTGGCCAACGACCATCGGCACAGCCTCAAGGCCTATGGCGGCTACAAGATCACGCCAGAGTGGCAGGTCGGCGTGAACATGCTGGTCCAGTCCGGCGCGCCGATCAGCTGCTACGGCGGCGGCAACTCGACGCTGGGAACCTATTACGGCTACGGCTCGGCGTTCCATTACTGCAACGGCGAGATCAGCGAGCAGGGCAGCCAGGGGCGCACGCCATGGACGTTCACCCTCAGTCCCAACCTGGTGTACAAGCCGCAGGCGATCAAGGGCCTCACCGCGCAGCTGTCGGTGCTCAATCTGTTCAACAACGCCAAGCCGTTGCAGGTCTACCAGAGCTACGAGAAGGTGTCCTCGTCGACCCTCACCACGTATTACGAAACCTACAAGCTCGGTCAGTACTACCAGACGCCACGCTATGCGCGCGTGCAGCTGATGTACGAATGGTGA
- a CDS encoding DUF3108 domain-containing protein, translated as MTRIARPLSAVAAALLALASLPALALEPFKADYQASYMGMQANGLMTLASEGANRWRYSLSIKNQVADLSQSTVFEEKGGQLRPLSSDDRSLFLIKKKAVTANYDWGTAQATWAGDVKPDRRGPVKLQPGDMDALLINLAIARDVNAGKTPSYRMVDEGRAKPMTYKVAGKEAITVNGKSEQATKVSRSDGSKEIIAWIVPDMPVPVRILQRENGQDALDLTIKTLR; from the coding sequence ATGACACGCATCGCCCGCCCGCTGTCCGCCGTCGCCGCCGCCCTGCTGGCGCTCGCCAGCCTGCCCGCCCTGGCGCTGGAGCCGTTCAAGGCGGATTACCAGGCCAGCTACATGGGCATGCAGGCCAACGGCCTGATGACCCTGGCCAGCGAAGGCGCAAACCGCTGGCGCTACAGCCTGTCGATCAAGAACCAGGTCGCCGATCTCAGCCAGAGCACCGTGTTCGAGGAAAAGGGCGGGCAACTGCGTCCGCTCAGCAGCGACGACCGCTCGCTGTTCCTGATCAAGAAGAAGGCGGTGACCGCCAACTACGACTGGGGCACCGCGCAGGCGACCTGGGCCGGCGACGTCAAGCCCGACCGCCGCGGCCCGGTGAAGCTGCAGCCCGGCGACATGGACGCGCTGCTGATCAACCTGGCGATCGCGCGCGACGTCAACGCCGGCAAGACCCCCAGCTACCGCATGGTCGACGAGGGCCGCGCCAAGCCGATGACCTACAAGGTGGCCGGCAAGGAAGCCATCACCGTCAACGGCAAGAGCGAGCAGGCGACCAAGGTCAGCCGCAGCGACGGCTCCAAGGAAATCATCGCCTGGATCGTGCCGGACATGCCGGTGCCGGTGCGCATCCTGCAGCGCGAGAACGGCCAGGACGCGCTGGACCTGACCATCAAGACGCTGCGCTGA
- a CDS encoding DUF3108 domain-containing protein, giving the protein MKPLPRQFAVLAVACLGLLAPAVGVLAQAPTPPAFTPTAAPPAPTAPAAAPAAAAAPGLQAAPWTPPPLQPFVATYQALYKGKQAGDARMEVSHSGGDEWRVDLGVQGRSGFASILGLNIEQSTVFRTQDGRYVPQSQSTVKKAIFFGKKVTGVYDWGQGVARWDGDLKKDRQQPIPLQPGDQSALLINLSIMRDAQPGKTMTYRFVDVGRVREHIYHAAEQTETVQVGDLSYDALRVSRTNGGKNETILWIANGVPTPVRILQREDGEDRIDLRLTEYQGV; this is encoded by the coding sequence ATGAAGCCCCTTCCGCGTCAGTTCGCTGTTCTTGCCGTTGCCTGCCTCGGCCTGCTGGCACCGGCCGTCGGCGTGCTCGCGCAGGCGCCCACGCCGCCGGCATTCACGCCGACCGCGGCGCCGCCAGCGCCGACCGCGCCTGCCGCCGCTCCGGCAGCGGCCGCCGCGCCTGGACTGCAGGCCGCGCCGTGGACGCCGCCACCGCTGCAACCGTTCGTGGCCACCTACCAGGCGCTGTACAAGGGCAAGCAGGCCGGCGATGCGCGCATGGAGGTCAGCCACAGCGGTGGCGACGAATGGCGCGTGGATCTCGGTGTGCAGGGCCGCAGCGGTTTCGCCAGCATCCTCGGCCTGAACATCGAGCAGAGCACGGTGTTCCGCACCCAGGACGGGCGCTACGTGCCGCAGAGCCAGAGCACGGTGAAGAAGGCGATCTTCTTCGGCAAGAAGGTCACCGGCGTCTACGACTGGGGCCAGGGCGTGGCGCGCTGGGATGGCGACCTGAAGAAGGACCGGCAGCAGCCGATCCCGCTGCAGCCCGGCGACCAGAGCGCGTTGCTGATCAACCTGTCGATCATGCGCGACGCGCAGCCGGGCAAGACCATGACCTACCGCTTCGTCGATGTCGGCCGGGTCCGCGAACACATCTACCACGCCGCCGAACAGACCGAGACGGTGCAGGTCGGCGACCTCAGCTACGACGCGCTGCGCGTGTCGCGCACCAACGGCGGCAAGAATGAGACCATTCTGTGGATCGCCAACGGCGTGCCGACGCCGGTGCGCATCCTGCAGCGCGAAGACGGCGAAGACCGCATCGACCTGCGCCTGACCGAATACCAAGGAGTCTGA
- the purN gene encoding phosphoribosylglycinamide formyltransferase: MTIRLAVLVSGRGSNLQALLDAIATGALDAQVVGVFSDRAQAPALAKVAPAQRWSAAPSGFPDRAAFDRALGDAVAAVQPDWIVCAGYMRILGTDFVQRFAGRLLNIHPSLLPKHRGLHTHAQALAAGDAEHGASVHFVVPELDAGAVIAQAQVPVQADDRPEDLAQRLLPREHALLCAVLQLAAAGRLAERDGRVWLDGQCRFSPLRLDCQGMLIP, encoded by the coding sequence ATGACGATCCGTCTTGCGGTGCTGGTCTCCGGCCGCGGCTCCAACCTGCAGGCGCTGCTCGATGCGATCGCCACCGGCGCGCTGGACGCGCAGGTGGTCGGCGTGTTCAGCGACCGCGCACAGGCGCCGGCGCTGGCCAAGGTGGCGCCGGCGCAGCGCTGGTCGGCGGCGCCGAGCGGCTTCCCCGACCGCGCCGCCTTCGACCGGGCGCTGGGCGACGCGGTCGCCGCCGTGCAGCCGGACTGGATCGTCTGCGCCGGCTACATGCGCATCCTCGGCACCGACTTCGTGCAGCGCTTCGCCGGCCGCCTGCTCAATATCCACCCCTCGCTGCTGCCCAAGCACCGCGGCCTGCACACCCATGCGCAGGCGCTTGCGGCCGGCGATGCCGAACACGGCGCCAGCGTGCACTTCGTGGTGCCGGAACTGGATGCCGGCGCGGTGATCGCACAGGCGCAGGTGCCGGTGCAGGCCGACGACCGCCCGGAGGACCTGGCGCAGCGCCTGCTGCCGCGCGAACACGCGCTGCTGTGCGCGGTGCTGCAACTGGCCGCCGCCGGGCGCCTGGCTGAACGGGATGGCAGGGTCTGGCTCGACGGTCAGTGCCGGTTTAGTCCGCTGCGCCTAGATTGCCAAGGCATGCTGATTCCCTGA
- a CDS encoding DUF2238 domain-containing protein, giving the protein MAAGKRAWLALTLAVFAASWVHPLWPAEQAMHSSLAVLGIAWLVWHDRRWPLRSAHFAAICLFLGVHDIAAHWLYSNVPYDQWLRTLSGGWSPNAAFGWQRNHTDRLIHLLFGLCLAPALRDHARQRWPALSPRQAFALATMAVMCASLLYEWLEWLIALLLSPQQAESYNGQQGDPWDAHMDMLLATLGCASAWPWRRAGHPVPPPR; this is encoded by the coding sequence ATGGCGGCGGGCAAACGCGCCTGGCTGGCGCTGACCCTGGCGGTGTTCGCCGCCAGCTGGGTGCATCCGCTGTGGCCGGCGGAACAGGCGATGCACAGCTCGCTGGCGGTGCTGGGCATCGCCTGGCTGGTCTGGCACGACCGCCGCTGGCCGCTGCGCAGCGCGCACTTCGCCGCGATCTGCCTGTTCCTCGGCGTGCACGACATCGCCGCGCACTGGCTGTATTCCAACGTGCCCTACGACCAGTGGCTGCGCACGCTGAGCGGCGGCTGGTCGCCGAACGCCGCGTTCGGCTGGCAGCGCAACCACACCGACCGGCTGATCCATCTGCTGTTCGGGCTGTGCCTGGCGCCGGCGCTGCGCGACCACGCGCGGCAGCGCTGGCCGGCGCTGTCGCCGCGCCAGGCGTTCGCGCTGGCAACGATGGCGGTCATGTGCGCCAGCCTGCTGTACGAATGGCTGGAGTGGCTGATTGCGTTGCTGCTGTCGCCGCAGCAGGCCGAGTCCTACAACGGCCAGCAGGGCGATCCGTGGGATGCGCACATGGACATGCTGCTGGCCACGCTGGGCTGCGCCAGCGCCTGGCCGTGGCGGCGCGCCGGCCATCCCGTCCCGCCGCCGCGCTAG
- the purM gene encoding phosphoribosylformylglycinamidine cyclo-ligase — protein MTYRDAGVDIDAGNAVVERIKPLVKRSFRPEVMGGLGGFGALFDLSGKYREPVLVSGTDGVGTKLKLAQQLGRHDSIGIDLVGMCVNDVLVQGAEPLFFLDYFATGKLDVETTVAVVGGIARGCELAGCALIGGETAEMPDMYPPGEYDLAGFTVGAVEKSQLLDGAKVRQGDVLIGIASSGPHSNGYSLVRRIYDRAGRPAELQVGGTSLADALMAPTALYVKPILSLLRGAHADGIHAMAHITGGGLTENIIRVIPDGLGLDIRASAWTLPPVFEWLQREGAVADSEMWRTFNCGIGFVLVAAPDQVAALERSLDTLGLAHWQIGAVVAAGAGERVHIG, from the coding sequence TTGACCTACCGCGACGCCGGCGTCGACATCGATGCCGGCAATGCCGTCGTCGAACGCATCAAGCCCTTGGTCAAGCGCAGTTTCCGCCCCGAAGTGATGGGCGGGCTGGGCGGTTTCGGCGCGCTGTTCGACCTGTCCGGCAAGTACCGCGAGCCGGTGCTGGTGTCCGGCACCGACGGCGTCGGCACCAAGCTGAAGCTGGCGCAACAGCTGGGCCGGCACGACAGCATCGGCATCGATCTGGTCGGCATGTGCGTCAACGACGTGCTGGTGCAGGGCGCCGAACCGCTGTTCTTCCTGGACTACTTCGCCACCGGCAAGCTCGACGTGGAGACCACCGTGGCGGTGGTCGGCGGCATCGCCCGCGGCTGCGAACTGGCCGGCTGCGCGCTGATCGGCGGCGAGACCGCGGAAATGCCCGACATGTACCCGCCAGGCGAGTACGACCTGGCCGGCTTCACCGTCGGCGCGGTGGAGAAGTCGCAGCTGCTCGACGGCGCCAAGGTGCGCCAGGGCGACGTGCTGATCGGCATCGCCTCCTCCGGCCCGCACTCCAACGGCTACTCGCTGGTGCGCCGCATCTACGACCGCGCCGGGCGCCCGGCCGAGCTGCAGGTCGGCGGCACCTCCCTGGCCGACGCGCTGATGGCGCCGACCGCGCTGTACGTCAAGCCGATCCTGTCGCTGCTGCGCGGCGCGCACGCCGACGGCATCCACGCGATGGCGCACATCACCGGCGGCGGCCTGACCGAGAACATCATCCGCGTCATCCCCGACGGCCTGGGCCTGGACATCCGCGCCAGCGCCTGGACCCTGCCGCCGGTGTTCGAATGGCTGCAGCGCGAAGGCGCGGTCGCCGACAGCGAGATGTGGCGCACCTTCAACTGCGGCATCGGCTTCGTGCTGGTGGCCGCGCCCGACCAGGTCGCCGCGCTGGAGCGCAGCCTGGACACGCTGGGCCTGGCGCATTGGCAGATCGGCGCGGTGGTGGCGGCCGGCGCCGGCGAACGCGTGCACATCGGCTGA
- a CDS encoding DUF2066 domain-containing protein translates to MEPSMRRSLALLLSFALCLPAAAALAQAGLRTEGDVAGAQSPYDAEVPVNSQSEADRNGAVARALGVVLGKISGDRAVMSRPGVTQALRNAKNFVDSYDYRQDQGTSPSGAPTFRTTLIARFRQSDVDGLAAALGLPLWPQPRPKPVLWLAIDDGSGPRLVAVQQSNAARSVLDRAIERGYRLGLPTGSAAEQALVGAIWRQDTAAVASASSRYSPPMQLIGKLYRGKSGGWTADWVFVDSGKALSSWSVSDADARRAMAAGADGAADALVKRYAKAASTGPAGVYRVVISGIGSADDYLRVSAALQNTSVVRRIVPIQASGDRLELDLDLLSGVSGLNRMLGADSPLQPVTVPVEGGPIILNTERTEYRLK, encoded by the coding sequence ATGGAACCTTCGATGCGCCGCAGCCTTGCCTTACTCCTGTCTTTCGCGCTGTGCCTGCCCGCCGCGGCCGCCCTGGCCCAGGCCGGTCTGCGCACCGAAGGCGACGTCGCCGGCGCGCAGAGCCCCTACGATGCCGAGGTGCCGGTCAACAGCCAGAGCGAGGCCGACCGCAACGGCGCGGTGGCGCGCGCGCTGGGCGTGGTGCTCGGCAAGATCTCCGGCGACCGCGCGGTGATGTCGCGCCCGGGTGTGACCCAGGCGCTGCGCAACGCCAAGAACTTCGTCGACAGCTACGACTACCGCCAGGACCAGGGCACTTCGCCGAGCGGTGCGCCGACCTTCCGCACCACCTTGATCGCGCGCTTCCGGCAGAGCGACGTGGACGGCCTGGCTGCGGCGCTGGGTCTGCCGCTGTGGCCGCAGCCGCGGCCCAAGCCGGTGCTGTGGCTGGCGATCGATGACGGCAGCGGCCCGCGCCTGGTCGCGGTGCAGCAGTCCAATGCCGCACGCAGCGTGCTGGACCGCGCGATCGAGCGCGGCTACCGGCTCGGCCTGCCCACCGGCAGTGCCGCCGAGCAGGCCCTGGTCGGCGCGATCTGGCGCCAGGACACCGCCGCGGTGGCCAGCGCCTCGTCGCGCTACAGCCCGCCGATGCAGCTGATCGGCAAACTGTACCGCGGCAAGTCCGGCGGCTGGACCGCCGACTGGGTGTTCGTCGACAGCGGCAAGGCGCTGTCCAGCTGGTCGGTCAGCGACGCCGACGCGCGCCGGGCCATGGCCGCCGGCGCCGACGGTGCCGCCGACGCGCTGGTCAAGCGCTATGCCAAGGCGGCCAGCACCGGCCCGGCCGGCGTGTACCGGGTGGTGATCAGCGGCATCGGCAGCGCCGACGACTACCTGCGCGTGTCCGCGGCGCTGCAGAACACCTCGGTGGTGCGGCGCATCGTGCCGATCCAGGCCAGCGGTGACCGCCTGGAGCTGGACCTGGACCTGCTCAGCGGCGTGTCCGGGCTGAACCGCATGCTCGGCGCCGACAGTCCGCTGCAGCCGGTGACGGTGCCGGTCGAGGGTGGCCCGATCATCCTCAATACCGAGCGCACGGAGTACCGGCTCAAATGA
- a CDS encoding AI-2E family transporter translates to MTLSPEAEIAQFLRRLKWAAVILGVLWVVALLAPILTPFVLALLLGWLGDPLVDRLERAGRSRNMAVTLVFVLMVLLLVLALLILVPMLERQIVTFIDVLPQARDWFTGTAIPWAEHKTGLQLMAWLDPERLIEWIRGHWQQAGGVAATFFGYLSRSGFAMVTWVVNLVLLPILTFYFLRDWDILVERVAATIPRNHIATVGRLARQSNDVLGAFIRGQFLVMLALGVIYAGGLSLIGLNLGLLIGIVAGLISFIPYLGATTGILLAILAALVQAKGFDLQLLILVGVVFTVGQLLESYVLTPRIVGDKIGLHPVAVIFAVMAGGQLFGFLGMLLALPVAAVANVLLHYLHEQYRQSELYAGDKSAILLDGSAERAPLIELPPRSSDQP, encoded by the coding sequence ATGACCCTGTCCCCCGAAGCGGAAATCGCCCAGTTCCTGCGCCGCCTGAAATGGGCCGCGGTGATCCTGGGCGTGCTGTGGGTGGTGGCGCTGCTGGCGCCGATCCTGACGCCGTTCGTGCTGGCCTTGCTGCTGGGCTGGCTCGGCGATCCGCTGGTCGATCGGCTGGAGCGCGCCGGCCGTTCGCGCAACATGGCGGTGACCCTGGTGTTCGTGCTGATGGTGCTGTTGCTGGTGCTGGCGCTGCTGATCCTGGTGCCGATGCTGGAGCGGCAGATCGTCACCTTCATCGACGTGCTGCCGCAGGCGCGCGACTGGTTCACCGGCACCGCGATCCCGTGGGCCGAGCACAAGACCGGGCTGCAGCTGATGGCCTGGCTCGACCCGGAGCGGCTGATCGAATGGATCCGCGGCCACTGGCAGCAGGCCGGCGGCGTCGCCGCGACCTTCTTCGGCTACCTGTCGCGCTCGGGCTTCGCGATGGTCACCTGGGTGGTGAACCTGGTGCTGCTGCCGATCCTGACCTTCTACTTCCTGCGCGACTGGGACATCCTGGTCGAGCGCGTGGCCGCGACCATCCCGCGCAACCACATCGCCACCGTCGGCCGCCTGGCGCGGCAGTCCAACGATGTGCTGGGCGCCTTCATCCGCGGCCAGTTCCTGGTGATGCTGGCGCTGGGGGTGATCTACGCCGGCGGGCTGAGCCTGATCGGGCTCAACCTGGGCCTGCTGATCGGCATCGTCGCCGGCCTGATCAGCTTCATCCCGTACCTGGGCGCGACCACCGGCATCCTGCTGGCGATCCTGGCGGCGCTGGTGCAGGCCAAGGGTTTCGATCTGCAACTGCTGATCCTGGTCGGCGTGGTGTTCACCGTCGGCCAGCTGCTGGAAAGCTACGTGCTGACCCCGCGCATCGTCGGCGACAAGATCGGCCTGCACCCGGTGGCGGTGATCTTCGCGGTGATGGCCGGCGGCCAGCTGTTCGGCTTCCTCGGCATGCTGCTGGCGCTGCCGGTGGCGGCGGTGGCCAACGTGCTGCTGCACTACCTGCACGAGCAGTACCGGCAGAGCGAGCTGTATGCCGGCGACAAGTCGGCGATCCTGCTCGATGGCAGCGCCGAGCGCGCGCCGCTGATCGAACTGCCGCCGCGTAGTTCCGACCAGCCGTGA
- the hda gene encoding DnaA regulatory inactivator Hda, with amino-acid sequence MSVPQLPLALRYPPEQRFDRYVGAPPGLLAHLQAVADGRDVDWIYLSGPAGTGKTHLALALCAAAEQAGRSAAYLPLQAASGRLRDALEALEGRDVVALDGLEAIAGQREDEVALFDFHNRARSAGVTLLYTAQAMPDGLALNLPDLRSRLAQCTRIALSPLDDAGRAAVLRERAQRRGLVLEDAAIDWLLTHAGRDLAGLVALLERLDRESLAAQRRVTVPFLRRVLGEPGLGTRDSGLGKS; translated from the coding sequence GTGAGCGTGCCGCAGCTGCCGTTGGCGTTGCGCTATCCGCCGGAGCAGCGCTTCGACCGCTATGTCGGCGCCCCGCCCGGCCTGCTGGCGCACTTGCAGGCCGTCGCCGACGGCCGCGACGTGGACTGGATCTACCTGTCCGGTCCCGCCGGCACCGGCAAGACCCACCTGGCGCTGGCGCTGTGCGCGGCGGCCGAGCAGGCCGGGCGCAGCGCCGCCTACCTGCCGCTGCAGGCCGCGTCCGGGCGCTTGCGCGACGCGCTGGAAGCGCTGGAAGGCCGCGACGTGGTCGCGCTGGACGGGCTGGAGGCGATCGCCGGGCAGCGCGAGGACGAAGTGGCGCTGTTCGATTTCCACAACCGTGCGCGCAGCGCGGGGGTGACCCTGCTGTACACCGCGCAGGCGATGCCCGACGGGCTGGCGCTGAATCTGCCCGACCTGCGCTCGCGGCTGGCGCAATGCACGCGCATCGCGCTGTCGCCGCTGGACGACGCCGGCCGCGCCGCGGTGCTGCGCGAGCGCGCGCAGCGCCGCGGGCTGGTGCTGGAGGATGCGGCGATCGACTGGCTGCTGACCCATGCCGGCCGCGACCTGGCCGGCCTGGTCGCGCTGCTCGAGCGCCTGGACCGCGAATCGCTGGCGGCGCAGCGGCGGGTCACGGTGCCGTTTTTGCGGAGAGTGTTGGGGGAGCCGGGACTCGGGACTCGGGACTCGGGACTCGGCAAAAGCTAA
- a CDS encoding nucleotidyltransferase family protein, translating to MKALIFAAGFGERMRPLTERTPKPLLAVGGTPLIVWHLRKLAALGVREVVINTSWLAEQFPQALGDGSAFGLRIAYSHEGATPLETGGGMLHALPLLGPAPFLLVNGDIWTDFDFAQLAPEPAGLAQLVLVDPPAYAAHGDFALHADATLRSDGAALLTYAGVGVYRPELLRDWQAAFATPVAEQATPPRFALAPILRAHMAAGRIHGLHHRGRWTDVGTPQRLAKLDGELGRESGLGTRDSGLGKG from the coding sequence ATGAAGGCGCTGATCTTCGCCGCCGGCTTCGGCGAGCGCATGCGGCCGCTGACCGAACGCACGCCCAAACCGCTGCTGGCGGTGGGCGGCACGCCGCTGATCGTGTGGCACCTGCGCAAACTGGCTGCGCTGGGCGTGCGCGAGGTGGTGATCAACACCTCGTGGCTGGCCGAGCAGTTCCCGCAGGCGCTCGGCGACGGCAGCGCGTTCGGCCTGCGCATCGCCTATTCCCACGAAGGCGCCACGCCGCTGGAGACCGGCGGCGGCATGCTGCACGCCTTGCCGCTGCTCGGGCCGGCGCCGTTCCTGCTGGTCAACGGCGATATCTGGACCGATTTCGATTTCGCGCAGCTGGCGCCGGAACCGGCCGGGCTGGCGCAGCTGGTGCTGGTCGATCCGCCGGCCTATGCGGCGCACGGCGATTTCGCGCTGCATGCCGATGCCACGCTGCGCAGCGATGGCGCGGCGCTGCTGACCTACGCCGGCGTGGGCGTCTATCGGCCGGAGCTGCTGCGCGATTGGCAGGCGGCGTTCGCCACGCCGGTCGCAGAACAGGCCACACCGCCGCGCTTCGCGCTGGCGCCGATCCTGCGCGCGCACATGGCCGCCGGCCGCATCCACGGCCTGCACCATCGCGGCCGCTGGACCGACGTCGGCACGCCGCAGCGGTTGGCCAAGCTGGATGGCGAGTTGGGGCGTGAATCGGGACTCGGGACTCGGGACTCGGGGCTCGGCAAAGGCTGA